A region of the Penicillium psychrofluorescens genome assembly, chromosome: 6 genome:
GCATTTCTGCCGCGGCGTACACGTTCTCCGCGGCACTTCCAGCCCTGCTCTCGACCACTGCCAGTGCCACCgtcaacatcctccagaaCAGCCCTGAGCTCATCTCGCAACTGCGGGATCTTGTCAAGGCGATGCGGGCTCAGCTGGACCCCCGGAGTGACTGGGTGTACTGCACCAGCGCTCCAGAGAACCCACTGGTTATTCTGGTCCTCAAGCCTGAGGTGGTGGCTGGCAAGAGACTGTCGGTGGAGGACCAGCAATTCTTGCTCCAAGACGTCGTTGACGAGTGCCTCGCGAATGGTATTCTCATCTCCCGTCTGAAGATGCTCGATGACGGCATCCAGCCGAAGCAGATCGTCCCTCCCGCACTGAAGGTCTGCGTGACAACCGGGCTTaccaagaaggagattgaAAAGGCCGGGACAATTGTTCGGCATGCCATTACTAAAGTCATGACCAAGAGGAAATAAACTCTTCTTTGGCCATCGATTGGCCTTTGATGACTGTTTCACGCTCTTATCTATGACCACAGCGCTCCGAACCTCCAGACCTATGCCCTAATCCTCTTCCCCCTTCAACCTGTGTATCCTTATTATTCTTTGTTGTCGATACGCGCCCCATTAGCATGCTTTGTACACAGCACTGCTCCGTTTTCTTCGTGAGCGGCTATACCTGTGCTTGGCCTTAGATTTTTTAATACTATTCTTTGCTTCCTTGGCTCAGGTCCAAGGGATGGCTATTTTTGTTCATTTCCCTGGCTTTCACTCACATGAGATATGGACGATTGAATCTTTGTCTCTTTTTCATTCAAGGCTTGCTCCCCTCCCTGTCACATACAGCGAGTGCGAATCCATATTGCGGGCAGGTCCACCTATGGGCTCATTTGCAAGAGAGAGCATTCCATGCAAGCCCTCAATCCAGAACGTGCAGTTCACACCCGTCTTCTTGGTCCTTTGCATACTTCCCCGTCTGATACTTGTCGCAGAAGAATTGCATCGCCCTGTCACCAGCATTCTATCTAATAGACTAGTTGGTCTCCTAGCGACTAGCCAGGAATGAACCATACCATCCACCTACATAACACCAGCCAACATTCCGCGGCCTTGTCCCGACACATAGTACTAACAGCTGAAACAAATCGCTTTCCCTTTCCAGCAGCGCGAACAAGGGCCATGGTGTTCTCGACGTTCAAAGGTCTcaagggggaggggagggggcacgcctcgatcttggtcGGCCACCTTACTTTCATTCTACATGTCACTTGAGATCGGGATGCCCAGCTATGCTCGCGAATCGATCACCCTTGTTTACCACCAACGCTACTGTTTCACACGCAACTAGGTGGCATTTTGTGGGGCCCATGGTCAGGGAATGGGGGGGATGCAATAATCCCTGATCATATTAATGCTCGGGATCTGCATTCGAGGTTGCTTCGTCAAGGGAATGAATGACTTCACGGTCACTTCTCCCCTCTAGGATTGTGCCGGTTCTGATTCAGTTGCGGATGCTTTTTTGGAAGGGATTCAGCGattctctccctctgctgCAATGAGGCGTCTCCCGCAGGCACTCGTTGCCTTGTTGCTTGCTTGGGTCGTGCGAGGCGAGTCTGATGGTAAGAGCTGCccttttgtttctgtttaCTTGGCTAAGCTGTGTATAGCTAGTAACCAGTGCCAGGGGGTACTGCAGCACAATGCCCAGCTGAACCCCGTCCGCGAGGTGGTGGTCTGGGTAGACCAGAATGGAGACCGCATCGGCGTGGAAACGAACCATCACGCTGCGGAGACGTTGACAGCGACACAGCAAGGAAAGGTGGGTAGAGCACGGAGATACTTTTCTGAATGACTGTTGATCCTGAGCTTTTAAAGCCGGCTGCAATGGTCCCATCAGTGCCGCCAATGTCAAATCCCGACTCCGATATCCCCAAGCCACCACAGCCAACCGCGCAAGATGATACAGATACGACAGACCGCGTTGTTCATACCCATGTTGATAAGCCGTCCACAGAATTACATCAGGAAGCGCGCCAAGGACCGCCGCgtcctccccttccccaaCACCCGCATGCGCACGcccatcctcgtcctcctcctcagcagcGTCAATTCGGGATCTCCTACTCACCCTACAAGCCTGATAGAAGCTGTAAGACCCAAGAGGATGTGAACAAGGACCTCGACCGACTATCGCACTACTCATTTATCCGCATCTACGGCACAGACTGCGACCAAACGAAGACTGTAACCACCGCCGCACGACTACACCACATGCGCGTCTTCGCGGGAATCTACGATCTAACGGACTTTCCACATAGCCTGGACCCCATCATCAAAGCAGCAACCCTCCCGAACGGGAAGAAGGACTGGTCGATATTCCACACGATAGCAATCGGCAACGAGCTCGTCAACGGCGGCCTTAGTCCCCCCTCTGACGTCGTGAGCGCAGTGAAGACGGCGCGGTCGATCTTGCGGAAGCAGGGATACCGTGGCCCCGTCGTCACCGTCGACACATTCTCCGTGCTACTAGAGCACCCGGAGTTATGCATCGCGTCAGA
Encoded here:
- a CDS encoding uncharacterized protein (ID:PFLUO_008735-T1.cds;~source:funannotate), yielding MRRLPQALVALLLAWVVRGESDASNQCQGVLQHNAQLNPVREVVVWVDQNGDRIGVETNHHAAETLTATQQGKPAAMVPSVPPMSNPDSDIPKPPQPTAQDDTDTTDRVVHTHVDKPSTELHQEARQGPPRPPLPQHPHAHAHPRPPPQQRQFGISYSPYKPDRSCKTQEDVNKDLDRLSHYSFIRIYGTDCDQTKTVTTAARLHHMRVFAGIYDLTDFPHSLDPIIKAATLPNGKKDWSIFHTIAIGNELVNGGLSPPSDVVSAVKTARSILRKQGYRGPVVTVDTFSVLLEHPELCIASDYCAANCHAFFDATQHSSEAGAYVLRQMHSVSAAAGGKHTMITESGWPHAGRPNGAAIPSPQNQRVAVASLRRSFAQWPEDLVLFTAFDDLWKDDNQWTFDAEKFWGIH